The genomic region ACGAATCCAAAGCGCCCCGTCACCTGTTCGACCTGTCCGTCAGTGCGGGCGTGGAAACCAACGTTCGGTTGCTGATTTCTGAACCGGCTGCCCGGCGGGTGTATCCGAGCTACGGCCTCGGTCTGCGGGTCAGTCTGCCGCGCCACTTTCACAACCAGTTTCTGCGGTTCAATGCCAGTATCACGCCCAACATCCGGTTCAACTACGATTACGGGACCTACGAACAGGGGGGCCGGAGTTCACTGCAGATCGTCGAGTTCAGCGGCGGGAGTTATTTCGGCAAAGGCGCTCTCCGGCCCTACGTCTACCTGTCGGGAACCCTCTTCAACTTTTACCATGCCACCGGGGCGCTGCTTTTCATCAACGGCGGACTCAGCTACAGGCGCAAACTGGACCTCGACCTGGGGCACCTGCTCCAGATGCCGTTGAACAAACTCCTGAACAGGGAAATGACGCTCGTTCCGGGGCCGCGCGTGTCTTTGCACTACTACCTGAATCCGTTTGCCAAAAAACAGAAATGAGGAAACCTTATACGTACCTGAAGCTGGTCGCCCTGCTGCTGCTTTTCGGCGGAGCGCTGGCCCAGAAAGGTCAGAATGCAACTACGCCCGCCGGGTATATTGTCACTCAGGCCGGAGACACCCTCCGGGGTTCCATCGATTTTCTGGATTGGGATAAGATGCCCACCTCCATCCGCTTCAGGGCCGACACGGCGGCGGATTTTCGTAAAATGTCGGTTCATGAAATCCGCAGTTTTGGTATTCCGGCGGTCAATCAGGTGTATGTTTCAAGAAAAGTGACTATCCTGGAAGTTACAGACCGCGACTATCACATCGCCCCGAATACACTGCTCAATCTGCACGTGTTCATGCAGGTTTTGCTGACCGGGCCGAAAGCTTCCGTGTACCAGATGCGGGACGGCAGCCAGAACGGACGTTTTTTCATCGAAAAAGACGGCGACCTGCTGGAACTGATCAACCAGCCTTTTTACCGGGCCAATGACCAGGGCAGGTTCTACGTTCCGGGCGATCTTTACCGGGAGCAGTTGCCTCTGCTGTGCAGTGATGCGGCTTCCTTCCGGGCCAGCAATCTGCCGCAATACAACGAAACGTCCATGCGCCGCTATTTTCAGCGCTACAACGCCTGTTTTGTCGGTGAAACGGTAACCTACACCTCCACCGAGCAGCGCGCTCAGGCTCATGTCGGCTTTTTGGGCGGTGCCGAAACCCTGTCTCCCAGCTTTTCTGACGAAGACAAGTTCGAGCGGGTCCGTCCGACGTTCGGCGTTTCGTTGCGCCTGAGCCAGCCGCGGCGGAATTACAACCGCTTCATCAAACTGACGTGGATCGTCACACCGGGTTTCCCGATTGAAGTCCAGTCGCTTTACTCATCCCGGACCGCGCACCGCCCCTTACACTTTCTGGAATTTGCGGGCGGCTCCTACTTCGGTCGGCGGGCGCTGCGTCCTTTTGTTTACGCGACCAGCACCCTCCTCACAATCCGGGGCGGCAAGGCAGACATAGGCTTTTTCATAGGAACCGGACTGAGCTACAAACGCCAGTGGGAGCTGGAAATCGGTCATCCGATGCTGATGCCACTGATTCCGCTCCTTTTTGCCCCTGGAAACCCCCTGAAATACATGTTCGCGCCCCCCCGCGTAGCGGTGCATTACTACCTGAAGATGAGGAAGGATTGAATGAATTTTGAATGTTGAATGATTGATAGATTGAATGGCGGTCTGCCGGAGCGGCAAATGATTGAATGGCTGAATGACTGAATGGTTCAATGGCTCCGCAATGCCAAAATTTACAAGACCAATCAATCAGTCATTCAAAATTCAGTCATTCCCCTACTCGTCCATCCGCACGATCTTCGGCTGGAAGGTGCCGACGACTTCGACCAGGTCCTGCTGGAAGCTCATCACCTGGTGGATGTCTTTGTAGGCCATGGGCGCTTCGTCGAGGCCGCCGCCGAGGAGGGTAATGCCGTTGTCTTTCAGCACCTGGTTCAGCTGCGAGTGGGTGATGCTGTTTTTGGCCTGCGACCGCGACATCCGGCGTCCGGCCCCGTGGGAGGCCGAGTCCAGGGCCGTCGCCTCGCCCCGACCGCGCACCACAAAACCGGGCTGCGTCATGGAGCCGGGAATGATGCCCAGCACGCCCTTTCCGGCCGGGGTCGCCCCTTTGCGGTGGACGATCAGTTCCCGGCCCTCGTGCGCCTCTTTCCAGGCAAAATTGTGGTGGTTTTCGACCATCGCCAGTGGCTTTTCGCCGAGCGCTTTGGCTACTTTGTGGTGAATCTGGTGGTGGCAGGCCGAGGCATAATCCCCCGCCAGGTTCATCGAAAGCCAGTACTGCTGCCCTTCTTCGGTATCCAGAGACAGCCAGGCGAGGTGCTTCGCCTCCCGGGGCAGCGGCGTTTTGTGCATGGCGAGCTTGGTGAAATGATCGGCAATGCTGGCCCCCAGTCCGCGCGAACCCGAGTGCGACAGCAGCGCCAGATACCGGCCCGGCGGCACGTCCAGTTCTTTGTCCTCCGCCGAAATGTCGACCACACCAAATTCGACAAAATGGTTGCCGGAGCCCGAGGAGCCAATCTGCCGGACGGCCTTGCTGTGCAGCCCTTTCAGGATGGGAATTTCCCTGAACTCTTTCCGGCTCAGCACTTCGTCGTCCATCGGCTTGGCGAATTCGCGGCCCGCCCCGAACAGCGTTTCCCGCTGGAGGATGTTCTTGAGTTTGCTGGCTTCGCCGTAAAGAGTGTGTTCGGGCAGATCGAACAGGCTCAGGCACATCCGGCAACCGATATCGACACCCACGCCGAACGGAATGACCGCGTTCTCGACCGCCAGCACCCCGCCGATGGGCAGACCGTAGCCCTGGTGAGCATCGGGCATGAGCGCCCCGGCCACCGACACCGGCAGCCGCATGGCAACCTCCATCTGGTTGATGGCCCCCGGTTCAATATGCTCCATGCCGAAGATGGCGTACTCCTTTCGTTCCTCGCGGAGCGGAATTTCGACGTACTCCTCCACCGCCTTCGGCTCCTCGACCAGGTGTTTGGCAATCTTGTTCAGCGAAGCATTGTGCAGATAATCTTTCGGACTTTTGAGCACTTTTTCCAGCAGATCCAGCACTTCCGACTGTTTGGAATGCCGGAAATCCCGCTGCATCACTTCCAGCGCGATGCTGATAATTTTTCCCTCCGGATAGCCCAGTCGCCGCAGGTCTTTTCCGGTTAATGAATGCTTTTTTGCCATATATCAAAGCCGCTCGGGCTGATTGTCGATCCGGGTTTGGGCTTATCGAATGAGCCCTATACGTCATTAACCGGGGACGTTCGACAAAGTTTTTTGGTAGAAATCGGCCCGTGTTCCCAGCACATCGCAGTACGTAATGGACCCCGACTCGTCGCCCACGGTCGTGATCGACGGCACGGGCGTATGTCCGACCACCTGGTGCAGGCCGGGCAGAAAGTCGTTCTCCGTTTCCCGCCGGTCGGCCCAGGCCGGACCGCCGAACGGCTCCTCCCCGCCCCGCAACGGACTGACGGCGAACAGGTACTCCTGAAACTCCTCTTCGGCCGCGTGCAGCAGGTTCAGTCCTTCGGCCAGTCGGCCGGGGTCCGTCAGTTGATCGTAGAAAGGAGCCTCCTGAACGGCTTTCATCTCCGTCACCCACCGGAGCCAGCTTTGCGAGACACCGGCATGCGTAAACAGGTAAGGGCCTTCCTGATGAGCCATTTGAAACAGGGCCCGGTGCCGCTGAAAAAGTTCGGACAGCATCAGCCGCATCATTGGCCGAAAGCCCGAACAGGGGTAGTTGGGATAATGCAGGTACTGGGCGTCGTGGTTGCCGATGAGCAGAACGACCTTGTCAGAATATCGCCTTTTGAGCTTGATAATGCGCTGAAAATTAGCGAGGATTTCCGAATCAGAAAGCGAATGGCTGTCTACAAAATCACCCAGAAAAATGATGCGGTCGTAATCGTCAGGGTTGATCTGCGTCCAGGCAGTGCGGCCGTGGATATCACCGATGGCGAGGAGGTTCATAGGCAACGGGGTCAGTAAGGCGGATGATCGCCTAAACGCCCCGAAGATAAAACGGTTTGCCGGGACCCACCGTCCGGAGACGGCAGGCCCCTGACAAAATTATTTTTTGGCGGTCGGGCTGGCCTTGTCGTAGCTCAGTCCGTCGCCGAACCGGAACAGCGCGTAGCCTTTGGGCTTCAGATGGCCCGGCACGTCCGACAGGTTGTCGAGCACCGCCTGCCGCGACACCGGCGTCGTGAACGGCATTTTACCCGTCGGATTGAAGGCCCCGCTGACGATGTCCAGCAGCGCATCGGGCGTGGTGCCGAAGGTCGCCAGAACCGTTTTGACGGCCGGATTGTCGATCTCGTCGATGATCCACGGACTGGTGTAGTTGATGGCGACGATCGTGGGTTTGGCGGCCGTAGCGGCGTTGACGCGGGCTACGTCGATCTTGTTTTTGGAAAGCTGGAGTTCGATCGGGGCGTCGGTGGCCGAAAACAGCCCGCCCATCGTCGGCATGAGCCACAGCAGCACCACGTCCGCCTCTTCTTTGCTGTCGACAAAGGTCAGGTTCCACGGGTTGCTGGCGGGCTTGTAGACCGTGGCCGGTGATTTGGTGCGGCCGTTGTCGAGGTAGGTTTCGACGTAAATCTTCGTTTTGGGAGCCAGCGGCAGCAGTCCGGCCCCGTTGCGGAGCAGCACAACGGACTTGCGCATGGCGAGGTCGGCCGACGCCTGAAACGTCGCGTTGCCGACCGTTTTTTCGGCGAGTTCTACGTCCACGTACGGATTTTCGAAAAGGCCCAGTTCAAATTTTTCCCGTAACAGTCGCGCCACGGATTCGTCAATGCGTTTCTCGGATACCATGCCTTTCTTAACCGTTTCCAGCAGCAGCGTGGGGTCCGCCGAGCCGGAGAACAGGTCCACGCCGCAGTCGATGGCTTTCTGATAGCGCTCCAGAATAGACAGGTTTTCGACGCCCCAAGGCATCATTTCGATCGGTCCGGTGTCGGAATTGATGATGCCGCGAAAGCCCATTTTGTCGCGCAGCAGGTCTTTGATAATGCCTTTGTTGTAGGCGAAGGCCACCGCTTCGTACTGCGTACCGATGGGTTTGGCGTAATACGGCATGATCGACGAGGTTCCCGCTTCGATGGCCGCCCGGAACGGCTTCAGGTGGTAGTCGAACATTTTGCCGGGGTAGTGCTGGTCTTGCCCCCAGACGAAATGCGGATCGTGCCCGTCCACCTGCGGCCCACCACCGGGGAAATGTTTGGTCGTGAGCGCCACCGAACCCGGACCGAGCTTTCTGCCCTGAAATCCGAGCACCACTTCGCGCATCATGTCGGCGGCCAGATCGGCGTCTTCGCCAAAGGTGCCTTCAATCCGCTGCCAGCGGGGTTCGGTTGCGATATCGGCCATGTACTGATAACCTTTGCGGAGGCCCA from Tellurirhabdus rosea harbors:
- a CDS encoding metallophosphoesterase gives rise to the protein MNLLAIGDIHGRTAWTQINPDDYDRIIFLGDFVDSHSLSDSEILANFQRIIKLKRRYSDKVVLLIGNHDAQYLHYPNYPCSGFRPMMRLMLSELFQRHRALFQMAHQEGPYLFTHAGVSQSWLRWVTEMKAVQEAPFYDQLTDPGRLAEGLNLLHAAEEEFQEYLFAVSPLRGGEEPFGGPAWADRRETENDFLPGLHQVVGHTPVPSITTVGDESGSITYCDVLGTRADFYQKTLSNVPG
- a CDS encoding glycoside hydrolase family 3 protein, with product MTFDGIQRLIKGGLLPGLLLTIPVALAQKPAQPALGYRSVKTVVQQNLTFKDLNKNGKLDRYEDWRLPVEARVQDLLGQMTLEEKVGFMLISTTRLAGDNSFQPGAPRGQISSGFNEEDLMQEMNMFTRKPLPYPLMTAAGTTKAVTKSNLRHFILRANTSARIMAEWANNLQALCEAQRLGIPAIVASNPRNHITMDASIGLSVGTTAFSKWPGELGLAAMRDLSLTRKFADIARQEWAAVGLRKGYQYMADIATEPRWQRIEGTFGEDADLAADMMREVVLGFQGRKLGPGSVALTTKHFPGGGPQVDGHDPHFVWGQDQHYPGKMFDYHLKPFRAAIEAGTSSIMPYYAKPIGTQYEAVAFAYNKGIIKDLLRDKMGFRGIINSDTGPIEMMPWGVENLSILERYQKAIDCGVDLFSGSADPTLLLETVKKGMVSEKRIDESVARLLREKFELGLFENPYVDVELAEKTVGNATFQASADLAMRKSVVLLRNGAGLLPLAPKTKIYVETYLDNGRTKSPATVYKPASNPWNLTFVDSKEEADVVLLWLMPTMGGLFSATDAPIELQLSKNKIDVARVNAATAAKPTIVAINYTSPWIIDEIDNPAVKTVLATFGTTPDALLDIVSGAFNPTGKMPFTTPVSRQAVLDNLSDVPGHLKPKGYALFRFGDGLSYDKASPTAKK
- a CDS encoding RtcB family protein; the encoded protein is MAKKHSLTGKDLRRLGYPEGKIISIALEVMQRDFRHSKQSEVLDLLEKVLKSPKDYLHNASLNKIAKHLVEEPKAVEEYVEIPLREERKEYAIFGMEHIEPGAINQMEVAMRLPVSVAGALMPDAHQGYGLPIGGVLAVENAVIPFGVGVDIGCRMCLSLFDLPEHTLYGEASKLKNILQRETLFGAGREFAKPMDDEVLSRKEFREIPILKGLHSKAVRQIGSSGSGNHFVEFGVVDISAEDKELDVPPGRYLALLSHSGSRGLGASIADHFTKLAMHKTPLPREAKHLAWLSLDTEEGQQYWLSMNLAGDYASACHHQIHHKVAKALGEKPLAMVENHHNFAWKEAHEGRELIVHRKGATPAGKGVLGIIPGSMTQPGFVVRGRGEATALDSASHGAGRRMSRSQAKNSITHSQLNQVLKDNGITLLGGGLDEAPMAYKDIHQVMSFQQDLVEVVGTFQPKIVRMDE